In the genome of Fusobacterium necrogenes, one region contains:
- the mnmG gene encoding tRNA uridine-5-carboxymethylaminomethyl(34) synthesis enzyme MnmG, producing the protein MKKNYDVIVVGGGHAGIEAAFASARLGKDTAIFTLYLDTVAMMSCNPSIGGPGKSNLVAEMDILGGEMGRHTDEFNLQLKHLNESKGPAARITRGQADKYLYRTEMRKKLEHTENLHMIQDCVEQIIVDEGEIKGIRTRLGISYFAKAVILCTGTFLKGKIVIGDVTYSAGRQGEQSAEKLSDSLREHGIHIERYQTATPPRIDKRTIDFSKMEELKGEEQPRYFSIFTNKERNNVVPTWLTHTTEKTIEVAKEMLKYSPIVSGIIETHGPRHCPSLDRKVLNFPDKTNHQIFLELESADSEEIYVNGLTTAMPPFAQEAMMRTIAGLENAKIMRYGYAVEYNYAPASQLYPSLESKKIAGLYFAGQINGTSGYEEAACQGFMAGINAARKLDKKEPVIIDRSEGYIGVLIDDIIHKKTPEPYRVLPSRSEYRLTLRFDNAFMRLYEKAKEIGILSQEKLDCLKNAIDIVNSEIARLREISVPMVKANELLEKLGSNQKFAKGIKIGELLKVKEVTYDSLKDITEIGDYPEFIKNQIETIIKYDVFIQRENEQIEKFKRLEEMKIPKDFDFSKVKGISNIARSGLEEIRPLSIGEASRISGVTGNDIALLIGYLK; encoded by the coding sequence ATGAAAAAAAATTATGATGTAATAGTTGTTGGAGGAGGACATGCTGGAATTGAAGCTGCATTTGCTTCAGCAAGGCTTGGAAAAGATACAGCTATATTTACTTTATATTTAGATACAGTGGCGATGATGTCATGTAATCCTTCAATAGGAGGTCCAGGAAAGAGTAATCTTGTAGCCGAAATGGATATACTAGGTGGAGAGATGGGAAGACATACAGATGAATTTAATCTTCAATTGAAGCACTTAAATGAAAGTAAGGGACCAGCTGCAAGAATTACAAGAGGACAAGCTGATAAATATCTCTATAGGACTGAGATGAGAAAAAAACTTGAGCATACTGAAAATCTTCATATGATTCAAGATTGTGTAGAGCAAATTATAGTAGATGAAGGTGAAATAAAGGGTATTAGAACTAGATTAGGAATCTCTTATTTTGCCAAAGCTGTCATACTTTGTACTGGTACTTTTTTAAAAGGAAAGATAGTTATAGGTGATGTAACTTACTCTGCTGGAAGACAGGGAGAGCAATCGGCTGAGAAGCTCTCAGATTCTCTTAGAGAGCATGGAATACATATAGAGAGATATCAGACGGCTACACCTCCAAGAATTGATAAAAGGACTATAGACTTCTCTAAAATGGAAGAATTGAAAGGAGAGGAGCAGCCTAGATATTTTTCAATTTTTACTAATAAGGAGAGAAATAATGTAGTTCCAACTTGGCTTACACACACTACTGAAAAAACAATTGAAGTGGCAAAGGAAATGTTGAAATACTCTCCAATAGTAAGCGGAATAATAGAAACTCATGGACCTAGACACTGTCCTTCACTAGATAGAAAAGTACTTAATTTTCCTGATAAAACAAACCATCAAATATTCTTAGAGTTAGAGTCTGCAGATTCAGAAGAGATCTATGTAAATGGACTTACAACAGCTATGCCACCATTTGCTCAAGAGGCTATGATGAGAACTATAGCAGGACTTGAGAATGCAAAAATAATGAGATATGGATATGCTGTAGAATATAATTATGCTCCAGCTTCACAATTATATCCTAGTTTAGAGAGTAAAAAAATAGCTGGACTATATTTTGCAGGTCAGATAAATGGAACATCTGGTTATGAAGAGGCAGCCTGTCAAGGATTTATGGCTGGGATAAATGCTGCTAGGAAACTTGATAAAAAGGAACCGGTAATAATCGATAGAAGTGAAGGGTATATAGGAGTTCTAATTGATGATATCATACATAAGAAAACTCCAGAACCATATAGAGTACTACCATCTCGTTCAGAGTATAGATTAACATTGAGATTTGATAATGCATTTATGAGATTGTATGAAAAGGCTAAAGAGATTGGAATTTTATCTCAAGAGAAGTTGGATTGTTTAAAAAATGCTATAGATATAGTAAATAGTGAAATAGCTAGACTTAGAGAGATAAGTGTCCCTATGGTAAAAGCCAATGAACTTTTAGAAAAATTAGGTTCTAATCAAAAATTTGCTAAAGGGATAAAGATAGGAGAGCTTTTAAAAGTTAAAGAGGTAACTTATGATAGTTTAAAAGATATTACTGAGATTGGAGACTATCCAGAGTTTATTAAAAATCAGATAGAAACTATTATAAAATATGATGTTTTTATTCAAAGAGAAAATGAACAAATAGAGAAATTTAAAAGATTAGAAGAGATGAAAATTCCTAAAGATTTTGATTTTTCTAAGGTAAAAGGAATCTCTAATATTGCTAGAAGTGGATTAGAAGAGATAAGACCACTATCAATCGGTGAGGCTTCAAGGATAAGTGGAGTTACAGGAAATGATATAGCGTTATTGATAGGATATTTAAAATAA
- a CDS encoding L-cysteine desulfidase family protein — protein MEKVTEKILNILEEELVPAEGCTEPIAIAYAAAKLTNILGGIPEKIDAYLSGNIVKNVKSVKIPNSEGMIGIEASTAMGAILGDSSKELMVIAHVDKSRLPEVKKYIEDKKINVFLNEGDIKLYIRLEGIYQNNTATIEIQHYHTNITKIIKNGVEVKGQSCDEICSGDVMTDRSFLSVELIYNLAKTIDLSLIEATFQKVIDYNSAIANEGLTNTYGIAIGKTIKEGMEEGVYGNDLRNKMASFASAGSDARMNGCSLPVITTSGSGNQGMTCSLPIIKFCQEKGFSKEQLIRGLFFSHMTTIHIKSNIGRLSAYCGAICASAGVAGAISFLSGLSLEQIGYAIETTLGTMSGVICDGAKSSCATKIAAGISAAFDSYYAASKNRKFEFGEGIVGKNVEKTIEHVGVLGQVGMKTTDEVILDIMIKNI, from the coding sequence ATGGAAAAAGTAACAGAAAAAATCTTAAATATTTTAGAAGAAGAATTAGTTCCTGCTGAAGGATGTACAGAACCAATAGCTATAGCCTATGCTGCTGCTAAGTTAACAAATATCTTAGGAGGTATCCCTGAAAAAATTGATGCCTATCTTTCTGGAAACATAGTCAAAAATGTTAAAAGTGTTAAAATACCTAATTCTGAAGGTATGATAGGAATTGAAGCTTCTACTGCTATGGGGGCTATCTTGGGAGATTCTTCAAAAGAGCTCATGGTTATAGCACATGTAGATAAATCACGTTTACCAGAAGTAAAAAAATATATAGAAGATAAAAAAATCAATGTTTTTTTAAATGAGGGAGATATTAAACTGTATATCAGATTAGAAGGTATTTACCAAAATAATACTGCCACTATTGAAATTCAACACTATCATACTAATATAACTAAAATCATAAAAAATGGTGTCGAAGTAAAGGGACAATCTTGTGATGAAATATGTTCTGGTGATGTTATGACAGATAGATCTTTCTTATCAGTAGAATTGATTTATAATCTTGCTAAAACAATAGATTTATCTCTAATCGAAGCAACTTTCCAAAAAGTTATAGATTATAACTCTGCTATTGCTAATGAAGGATTAACTAATACTTATGGAATAGCTATTGGAAAAACTATAAAAGAGGGAATGGAAGAGGGAGTTTATGGAAACGACCTAAGAAATAAAATGGCTAGCTTTGCAAGTGCTGGAAGTGATGCTAGAATGAATGGTTGTTCTCTTCCAGTTATAACTACAAGTGGAAGTGGAAATCAAGGAATGACTTGTTCATTACCAATAATAAAATTCTGTCAAGAAAAAGGTTTTTCAAAAGAACAATTGATAAGAGGACTATTTTTTTCTCATATGACAACAATTCATATTAAATCTAATATCGGAAGATTATCTGCTTATTGTGGAGCTATATGTGCTAGTGCTGGAGTAGCTGGTGCTATATCTTTTTTATCAGGGCTCTCACTTGAACAGATTGGCTATGCTATTGAAACTACTTTAGGAACAATGTCAGGTGTGATCTGTGATGGTGCTAAAAGCTCTTGTGCTACAAAGATAGCGGCCGGAATATCAGCAGCTTTTGACTCTTACTATGCAGCTTCAAAAAATAGAAAATTTGAGTTTGGAGAGGGAATAGTAGGTAAAAATGTAGAAAAAACAATAGAACATGTAGGGGTACTCGGACAAGTTGGTATGAAGACAACAGATGAGGTTATCTTGGATATAATGATTAAAAATATTTAG
- a CDS encoding sigma-54 interaction domain-containing protein, translating into MEISLLNIKEEVDKYINIISNLINVDVGVVDKNMLRITGTGLYKNINGIYALGNVYKNTLKTGKTHIIENPRKHILCSSCEDRNNCKEKLEISTPIYCHNEIIGVLGLVCFNDQQKKKIIASIDSYLNFTKQIAEFIGIKFFEYQENLLQKDKENTLNTILENINKGVIIKDKNNIILSINEIAINKLNIDFEYTGKTIKLINQNDYLMNEEIFKLIIENREFNVVGKEISLTSFDNRENSAFIFEDIKKINENIIEITNNGNVISLNDIYGNSIATNRLKENILKVANTNSTVLITGESGTGKELVARSLHSHSNRKDKPFVVINCSAIPDSLLESELFGYVKGAFTGANNNGRMGKFELANTGVIFLDEIGDMPLYLQAKILRVIQEKKIERIGSNKSIDLDIRIIAATNVDLEQKIREKKFRNDLYYRLNVIPIKLLPLRERKEDIIPIVEKLIRKYNHIAHKNINSIDNKVVDSLLSYDWPGNVRELENIIELMINMSTDSNTLTYSLLPENILTPIENNSLDLPHIFSTNFNEELENFEEIEKNYIVKALKKYGNTTTGKKIISDKMNIGLTTLYRKLKKLRIE; encoded by the coding sequence ATGGAAATTTCTTTATTAAATATAAAAGAAGAAGTTGATAAATATATCAACATTATCTCTAATTTAATAAATGTTGATGTTGGAGTCGTAGATAAAAACATGTTAAGAATAACTGGAACAGGACTTTATAAAAATATAAACGGTATCTACGCCCTTGGAAATGTTTATAAAAACACTCTAAAAACAGGAAAAACCCATATTATTGAAAATCCAAGAAAACATATTCTTTGTAGTAGCTGCGAAGATAGAAACAATTGTAAGGAAAAACTAGAAATATCCACACCTATTTATTGCCATAATGAGATTATTGGAGTACTTGGATTAGTCTGTTTTAACGATCAACAAAAGAAAAAAATTATAGCTAGTATAGATTCCTACCTTAATTTTACAAAACAAATAGCTGAATTTATAGGAATAAAATTTTTTGAATATCAAGAAAATCTCCTACAAAAAGATAAAGAAAATACATTAAATACTATCCTTGAGAATATTAACAAAGGTGTTATTATAAAAGATAAAAATAATATTATTTTAAGTATCAATGAAATAGCTATAAATAAACTAAATATAGATTTTGAATATACTGGAAAAACTATTAAACTTATCAATCAAAATGATTATTTAATGAATGAAGAAATTTTTAAATTAATAATTGAAAACAGAGAATTCAATGTTGTAGGAAAAGAAATTTCACTCACATCTTTTGATAATCGAGAAAACTCAGCCTTCATCTTTGAAGATATAAAAAAAATAAATGAAAATATAATAGAGATCACTAATAATGGAAATGTTATCTCTTTAAATGATATCTATGGAAACTCAATAGCTACTAATAGATTAAAAGAAAATATATTAAAGGTTGCTAATACAAATTCAACAGTTTTAATAACAGGAGAAAGTGGAACTGGTAAGGAGCTCGTAGCTCGTTCATTACACTCCCATAGCAATAGAAAAGATAAACCCTTTGTTGTCATAAATTGCTCAGCTATTCCAGATTCGTTGCTAGAAAGTGAACTCTTTGGATATGTAAAAGGAGCTTTCACTGGTGCTAATAACAATGGAAGAATGGGAAAGTTTGAATTGGCAAATACTGGTGTAATTTTCCTAGACGAAATTGGAGATATGCCACTTTATTTACAAGCTAAAATTTTGAGAGTTATACAAGAAAAAAAGATTGAAAGAATAGGGTCTAATAAAAGTATTGATTTAGATATAAGAATTATTGCTGCTACTAATGTAGATTTAGAACAAAAAATAAGAGAAAAGAAATTTAGAAATGATCTCTACTATAGATTGAATGTAATCCCTATAAAGTTACTACCTTTGAGAGAAAGAAAAGAAGATATCATTCCAATAGTTGAAAAATTAATTAGAAAATATAATCACATTGCTCATAAAAATATAAACTCTATAGATAATAAAGTTGTGGATTCTTTACTTTCTTACGATTGGCCTGGAAATGTTAGAGAATTAGAAAATATAATCGAATTAATGATAAATATGAGTACTGATAGTAATACTTTAACTTATTCTCTCCTTCCTGAAAATATTCTTACTCCTATTGAAAATAATTCTTTGGATCTGCCTCATATTTTTAGTACTAATTTTAATGAAGAGTTAGAAAATTTTGAAGAAATTGAAAAAAATTATATTGTTAAAGCATTAAAAAAATATGGAAATACAACAACAGGAAAAAAGATTATTTCTGACAAAATGAATATAGGATTAACAACTCTATATAGAAAATTAAAAAAATTAAGAATTGAGTAG
- the sstT gene encoding serine/threonine transporter SstT, whose amino-acid sequence MKDIYLKWIELGLIKRIVIGIMLGIILVIIAPEKASAVIILGDLFVGALKSIAPILVFFLVMAAVLQHKRGQKSNMKSIVILYLLGTFLAAVVAIIGSFMFPVELMLKAGEGSVVPPENVNQVVKGLMLNLVDNPVNALLKGNYIGILFWSILFGMILRDGKEETKQILIDISEIILKTVKVVIEFAPFGIMGLIFNSMKTSGIASLLAYGKLIVLLLACLAFVTFVINPLIAWFMIRQNPYPLVFKCLKYSGVTAFFTRSSAANIPVNMNLCKELGLDKDVYSVSIPLGATINTAGAAVTISVFTLSAAHTLGIQVDLLSAILLSILAAICACGASGVAGGSLLLIPLACSLFGIPNDIAIQVVGVGFIIGVIQDSCETALNSSTDVLFTSVAEYANWRKEGREIRFERIESVE is encoded by the coding sequence ATGAAAGATATATATTTGAAATGGATTGAGTTAGGTCTCATTAAAAGGATAGTTATTGGTATTATGTTGGGGATAATATTGGTTATAATAGCTCCAGAAAAAGCTAGTGCAGTTATTATTTTAGGAGATTTATTTGTTGGAGCACTTAAATCTATTGCTCCTATACTAGTTTTTTTCTTGGTTATGGCTGCTGTATTACAACATAAAAGAGGACAGAAATCTAATATGAAATCAATAGTAATTCTGTATCTTTTAGGTACTTTTTTAGCAGCTGTTGTTGCTATTATTGGAAGTTTTATGTTTCCTGTGGAATTGATGTTAAAAGCAGGTGAAGGTTCAGTTGTACCGCCAGAGAATGTAAATCAAGTTGTGAAGGGATTAATGTTAAATTTAGTAGATAATCCTGTAAATGCTTTATTAAAAGGAAATTATATAGGGATTCTTTTTTGGAGTATACTTTTTGGAATGATTTTAAGAGATGGAAAAGAAGAGACAAAACAAATTCTTATAGATATATCTGAAATAATTTTAAAAACAGTTAAAGTTGTAATAGAATTTGCACCATTTGGAATAATGGGGCTTATATTCAACTCTATGAAAACAAGTGGAATAGCTAGTTTGCTGGCATATGGAAAATTGATAGTTTTATTACTAGCTTGCTTAGCTTTTGTAACTTTTGTTATAAATCCTCTAATAGCATGGTTTATGATAAGACAAAATCCATATCCATTGGTATTTAAATGTTTGAAATACAGTGGAGTAACAGCTTTTTTTACTAGAAGTTCAGCTGCTAATATTCCTGTAAATATGAATCTTTGTAAAGAGTTAGGATTGGATAAAGATGTTTATTCTGTATCTATTCCACTTGGAGCTACTATTAATACAGCAGGAGCAGCTGTTACAATATCTGTATTTACACTGAGTGCTGCACATACTTTGGGCATTCAAGTAGATTTACTTTCAGCTATACTTTTAAGTATTCTAGCAGCTATTTGTGCTTGTGGGGCTTCAGGAGTTGCTGGAGGATCTCTTTTACTTATTCCGTTGGCTTGTAGCTTATTTGGAATACCTAATGATATAGCAATTCAAGTAGTAGGAGTTGGATTTATAATAGGAGTTATTCAAGATTCTTGTGAAACTGCTTTAAATTCTTCAACTGATGTTTTATTTACTAGTGTTGCTGAGTATGCAAATTGGAGAAAAGAAGGTAGAGAGATTAGATTTGAAAGAATAGAAAGCGTAGAGTAA
- a CDS encoding ACT domain-containing protein has translation MKGKYLIVDKSILPDYFEKVIEVRNFLRDGKFQNVSDAVKEVGISRSTYYKYKDFIFSPSDSNIGRKVLLSIMLEDKKGALSEVLNFLYSVDCNIITINQNIPINKVASITISMDISDTKLVIEEILSKLRSIKNVVSSKLIALE, from the coding sequence ATGAAAGGAAAATATCTAATTGTTGATAAGTCTATCTTACCTGATTATTTTGAAAAGGTTATCGAAGTTAGAAATTTTTTAAGAGATGGAAAATTTCAAAATGTTAGTGATGCCGTAAAAGAGGTAGGAATAAGTAGAAGTACATATTATAAATATAAAGACTTTATTTTTTCACCTTCAGATAGCAATATAGGTAGAAAAGTTCTCCTCTCTATAATGCTCGAAGATAAAAAAGGAGCTCTTTCAGAAGTACTAAATTTTTTATATTCTGTTGACTGTAATATCATCACTATCAATCAAAATATTCCAATCAATAAAGTTGCTTCCATAACAATTTCCATGGATATTTCTGATACAAAACTAGTAATTGAAGAGATATTATCAAAATTAAGGAGTATAAAAAATGTTGTTTCTAGTAAACTAATAGCATTGGAATAG
- a CDS encoding dicarboxylate/amino acid:cation symporter gives MAKMKDSLIIKLILGVVAGLIIGLYSNEAVIGVIQSIKFILGQLINFTVPLIILGFIAPAITKMKSNASKMLGVMLLLAYTSSVGAAFFSMIAGYTLIPKLNIVSTVEGLKELPEMIFKVEIPPVFSVMSALVLSLFLGLAVVWTKSENFERLLDEFNNIMLKIVYAIIIPILPFFIASTFATLAYEGGITKQLPIFLKVVVIVLIGHFIWLAVLYTIGGATSGKNPFSLLKFYGPAYLTAVGTMSSAATLPVALSCAKKSQVLDDDIANFAIPLGSTVHLCGSVLTEVFFVMTVSQVLYGQLPTLGTMILFIILLGIFAVGAPGVPGGTVMASLGIIISVLGFDDSGVALMLTIFALQDSFGTACNVVGDGALALMLNGIFKKDLAK, from the coding sequence ATGGCTAAAATGAAGGATAGCTTAATAATTAAGCTAATTCTAGGGGTTGTAGCAGGTCTAATTATAGGTTTATATTCTAATGAAGCTGTAATTGGAGTTATTCAATCTATTAAATTTATATTAGGTCAGTTAATAAACTTTACTGTACCTTTGATCATTTTGGGATTTATAGCACCTGCTATTACCAAAATGAAATCTAATGCTAGTAAAATGTTGGGGGTCATGTTATTACTTGCTTATACTTCTTCTGTTGGAGCAGCATTTTTCTCTATGATAGCTGGATACACATTAATTCCTAAGCTAAATATTGTATCTACAGTTGAAGGATTAAAAGAGTTGCCTGAAATGATATTTAAAGTTGAAATACCTCCAGTATTTTCTGTTATGTCAGCTCTTGTTCTATCTTTATTCTTAGGATTAGCTGTGGTTTGGACAAAATCTGAGAATTTTGAAAGATTATTAGATGAGTTCAATAACATTATGTTAAAGATTGTCTATGCTATTATTATTCCTATACTTCCATTTTTCATAGCTTCTACATTCGCTACATTGGCTTATGAAGGTGGAATAACAAAACAATTACCTATCTTCTTAAAGGTCGTAGTAATAGTTTTAATAGGACACTTTATTTGGCTTGCTGTTTTATATACAATTGGTGGTGCTACATCAGGAAAAAATCCATTCAGTTTGTTAAAATTTTATGGACCTGCTTATTTAACAGCTGTTGGAACTATGTCTTCAGCTGCTACACTTCCAGTTGCATTGAGTTGTGCTAAAAAATCTCAAGTTCTTGATGATGATATAGCAAATTTTGCTATCCCTTTAGGTTCTACTGTACACCTTTGTGGTTCTGTTCTAACTGAAGTTTTCTTTGTTATGACAGTGTCACAAGTACTATATGGACAATTACCTACACTTGGAACTATGATATTATTTATAATTTTACTTGGAATTTTTGCTGTAGGAGCTCCTGGAGTACCTGGTGGAACAGTCATGGCTTCTCTTGGAATTATTATCTCTGTACTTGGATTTGATGATAGTGGAGTTGCTTTAATGCTTACAATTTTTGCTTTACAAGATAGTTTTGGAACTGCTTGTAATGTCGTTGGGGATGGAGCTTTAGCACTTATGTTAAATGGAATTTTTAAAAAAGATTTAGCTAAGTAA